In one Silene latifolia isolate original U9 population chromosome 10, ASM4854445v1, whole genome shotgun sequence genomic region, the following are encoded:
- the LOC141606023 gene encoding protein PIN-LIKES 3-like, with amino-acid sequence MASFLDMFSVALMPVLKVLLMTAAGLFLALDSIDILGDTSRHHLNRIVFYCFNPALVAVSFAKTVTFQSFITLWFMPVNIFLTYLIGTVLGWVLGKVIKAPNHIKCLMLASCASGNFLALPIIIIPAMCQLKGGPFGTPDVCAPHAQVYASLSMAIGVTYFWSYVYNMVRIYPKDTVPENLDVVSSSNTVEGKAEETLVNVKDLELLSRMNSTLVTPVDELSDSSSNKADEETPANDAQCLPSANQSKELSEPCHFMMTLACMLKRCLRDASKKMNLKKAMAPSTIAGIIGILIGMIWPIKYVLIGDSAPLRVISNTSSMIGDAAIPCTALILGANLLKGLRGCKVQHTVIIGIIAVRYILLPLIGILIVKGAVHLGFVEPHNPLLHFSLMIHYALPPAMNLGTVTQLFGIGQRECSVIMLWTYAVAAVAVTLWCTLFSWLVAF; translated from the exons atgGCTTCCTTTTTAGACATGTTTTCAGTAGCTTTAATGCCGGTTTTGAAGGTTCTCTTGATGACTGCTGCCGGTTTGTTTCTCGCTCTGGACAGTATCGACATCTTGGGTGATACTTCCCGGCATCATTTGAATAGG ATTGTGTTTTATTGCTTCAATCCAGCACTTGTGGCCGTCAGCTTCGCTAAAACAGTCACCTTTCAAAGCTTTATAACTCT GTGGTTCATGCCCGTAAACATCTTCCTCACGTACTTGATCGGCACTGTCCTAGGATGGGTACTTGGCAAAGTCATAAAAGCTCCAAATCACATCAAATGCCTCATGTTAGCATCCTGTGCCTCAG GTAACTTTTTGGCCTTACCCATCATCATTATCCCGGCGATGTGTCAACTGAAAGGCGGTCCATTTGGAACGCCTGATGTCTGTGCTCCACACGCTCAGGTTTACGCGTCCCTTTCCATGGCG ATTGGAGTCACCTACTTTTGGTCATACGTATACAATATGGTGAGGATCTATCCCAAGGATACAGTACCCGAAAATTTGGATGTGGTGAGTAGCAGTAACACTGTTGAGGGAAAAGCCGAGGAAACATTAGTGAACGTGAAAGATCTAGAGCTCCTTTCGCGTATGAATTCTACTCTAGTCACTCCTGTCGATGAACTCTCTGACTCTTCCTCTAACAAGGCTGACGAAGAAACACCAGCAAATGATGCACAATGTCTTCCCTCTGCAAATCAATCCAAAGAGCTTTCAGAGCCTTGTCATTTCATG ATGACGTTAGCGTGCATGCTAAAGCGATGCTTAAGAGACGCCTCAAAGAAGATGAATCTTAAGAAAGCAATGGCACCTTCAACTATTGCAGGG ATTATTGGCATTTTAATCGGAATGATTTGGCCTATCAAGTATGTGCTGATCGGTGACAGTGCTCCTCTCCGTGTCATTTCGAACACAAGTTCTATGATTGG AGATGCAGCAATCCCATGTACAGCCTTAATACTCGGAGCCAACCTTCTTAAAG GTTTAAGGGGATGCAAGGTTCAACATACAGTAATTATCGGCATAATAGCAGTCCGCTACATACTCCTTCCTCTGATAGGAATCCTTATAGTCAAGGGTGCTGTTCACCTTGGTTTTGTCGAACCTCATAATCCACTTCTCCACTTCTCTCTAATGATTCATTATGCCCTGCCGCCTGCAATGAACCTAG GAACTGTAACTCAGCTGTTTGGAATAGGGCAGCGAGAGTGTTCAGTTATAATGCTATGGACGTACGCTGTGGCTGCAGTTGCAGTCACTCTATGGTGCACTCTCTTTTCGTGGCTCGTTGCATTCTAA